A section of the Paralichthys olivaceus isolate ysfri-2021 chromosome 16, ASM2471397v2, whole genome shotgun sequence genome encodes:
- the slc25a42 gene encoding mitochondrial coenzyme A transporter SLC25A42, translating into MGNGVQEQRASLTQGEVLPLASSSQSEGLKHTRSILNSLFSGAVAGALAKTAVAPLDRTKIIFQVSSARFSAKEAYRLIYRTYLKDGFFSLWRGNSATMVRVIPYAAIQFCAHEQYKRQLGSYYGFQGKALPPLPRLLAGSMAGTTAAMLTYPLDMVRARMAVTPKEMYSNILHVFVRISREEGLKTLYRGFAPTILGVVPYAGLSFFTYETLKKLHAERSGRPHPYSYERLSFGACAGLIGQSASYPLDVVRRRMQTAGVTGHTYGTILGTMKEIVYEEGVIRGLYKGLSMNWVKGPIAVGISFTTFDLTQILLRKLHQMGYTSR; encoded by the exons ATGGGGAATGGCGTCCAGGAACAACGGGCATCTCTTACACAGGGAGAAGTGCTGCCGCTGGCTTCCTCCAGTCAGTCAGAA GGCCTGAAGCACACTCGGTCTATCCTCAACTCGCTCTTCTCAGGAGCTGTAGCAGGAGCTTTGGCCAAGACAGCTGTTGCTCCATTGGACAGGACTAAAATCATCTTCCAAG tgtcctCGGCACGATTCTCTGCCAAG GAGGCATACAGGTTGATATACCGCACCTACCTAAAGGATGGCTTCTTCAGTCTATGGAGGGGAAACTCTGCCACCATGGTGCGAGTCATTCCTTACGCTGCCATCCAGTTCTGTGCTCATGAGCAGTACAAGAGGCAGCTGGGCAGCTACTATGGCTTTCAGGGCAA AGCCCTGCCTCCATTACCAAGGTTACTGGCCGGATCTATGGCTGGAACCACGGCAGCCATGCTGACCTATCCTCTGGACATGGTGCGAGCTAGGATGGCCGTAACACCAAAGGAAAT GTACAGTAATatcctgcatgtgtttgtgcggATTTCTCGAGAAGAAGGCCTGAAGACGCTGTATCGAGGTTTTGCACCCACCATACTGGGTGTAGTTCCCTATGCTGGCCTCAGCTTCTTTACCTATGAGACACTGAAGAAGTTACATGCTG AACGCAGCGGCCGCCCACACCCCTACTCGTATGAGCGCCTGTCATTTGGAGCCTGTGCGGGTCTCATTGGCCAGTCGGCATCTTACCCTCTGGATGTGGTACGACGGCGCATGCAGACTGCAGGAGTCACAGGTCACACATACGGCACCATCCTGGGCACCATGAAGGAGATTGTGTATGAGGAGGGGGTCATCCGTGGACTCTACAAAGGTCTCAGCATGAACTGGGTGAAAGGGCCTATTGCAGTGGGGATCAGCTTTACCACGTTTGACCTTACTCAGATTCTCCTGAGGAAGCTGCATCAGATGGGCTACACCTCTCGATAA
- the armc6 gene encoding armadillo repeat-containing protein 6, producing the protein MARRRITQETFDAVVKENTEEFEMEPDEALREAVEQFESQGVDLSYIVKAVPTASSDEKQGERTHEVLQALDSLRIGKDSSEVMELTSDIKCFTEQCSLGFAQRYLAAQKDAYPIILCYCKKSLEEREAVLAALSALVALTDGQPDLLDAEGQQFLLDALKKYQADSSVTRVAICAVRHCSLKHEQNRQDLVKGGVLPLLTTAVKQHIGCAELVKEASAALRFMTFDDDVRVTFGNAHEHAKSIVLEHNGLKVLIEASKAHPDNSSVLTELCATLSRLAVRNEFCQDICDLGGLKFMMTLLADSYETAELVRQVLNAIKAVAGNDDVKDAVVNAGGVQLIVIAMNRHMCNSAVCENSCACLSVLALRKPNNCKTIMENGGALAAVEAMKAHTDAVNVQKQACMLLRNLVARMQNYTQPILDMGAEALIIQAVKTHQDCGDVGKAALRDLGCQVELRELWTGKHGSLTN; encoded by the exons ATGGCGAGACGCAGGATCACGCAGGAGACGTTTGACGCCGTTGTCAAAGAAAACACGGAGGAGTTCGAGATGGAGCCTGACGAGGCCCTGAGGGAAGCTGTGGAGCAGTTCGAGTCTCAGG gtgtggaccTCAGTTACATAGTAAAAGCTGTACCCACTGCGTCATCTGATGAGAAACAAGGAGAGCGAACACATGAGGTCTTACAG GCTTTGGATTCGCTCCGAATTGGAAAAGACTCTTCTGAAGTGATGGAATTGACATCAGACATAAAATGCTTCACTGAGCAGTGCTCCCTTGGATTTGCCCAAAGGTACCTAGCTGCCCAAAAAGATGCCtatcccatcatcctctgctaCTGCAAAAAGAGTTTGGAGGAGCGGGAGGCAGTGCTGGCAGCTCTCTCCGCTCTGGTTGCACTGACAGATGGACAGCCGGACTTGTTGGATGCGGAGGGCCAGCAGTTTCTTTTGGACGCCCTTAAAAAGTACCAGGCAGATTCCTCTGTGACACGTGTAGCCATCTGCGCTGTGCGTCACTGCAGTTTGAAGCATGAACAGAACAGGCAGGATTTGGTAAAAGGCGGAGTCCTGCCCCTGCTGACCACTGCCGTCAAACAACATATTGGATGCGCAGAGCTGGTGAAGGAGGCCTCTGCAGCTCTCAGGTTCATGACCTTTGATGATGATGTCCGAGTTACGTTTGGGAATGCTCATGAACATGCCAAGAGTATCGTTCTCGAGCACAATGGACTGAAGGTCTTAATTGAGGCTTCAAAAG CTCACCCTGATAATTCTTCTGTTCTGACTGAGCTCTGTGCAACCTTGTCCCGTCTGGCTGTGAGGAACGAGTTCTGTCAAGACATCTGTGACCTGGGGGGATTGAAATTCATGATGACGCTGCTTGCAGACAGCTATGAGACAGCG GAGTTGGTTCGGCAGGTCCTTAACGCAATAAAAGCCGTAGCAGGAAATGATGATGTGAAAGACGCTGTTGTTAATGCAGGAGGCGTCCAGCTCATTGTTATCGCCATGAACAGACACATGTGCAACTCAGCT GTGTGTGAAAATAGCTGTGCATGCCTCTCTGTCCTTGCTTTGCGTAAACCAAACAACTGCAAAACCATCATGGAGAATGGAGGTGCCTTGGCTGCGGTGGAGGCCATGAAGGCACATACTGATGCTGTAAATGTGCAG AAACAGGCTTGTATGCTTCTGAGAAACTTGGTTGCACGCATGCAAAACTACACACAACCAATCCTGGATATGGGAGCAGAGGCTCTGATAATTCAGGCAGTGAAAACCCATCAGGACTGTGGCGATGTGGGTAAAGCAGCCCTCAGAGATCTGGGATGCCAGGTGGAGCTGCGAGAGCTGTGGACTGGGAAACATGGCAGCCTCACCAactga